The stretch of DNA ACTATGACCGTAATTTAATGTTCTTTGAAAGTAGGTCATTTAGTCCATGCTCGAGAATAGGTAAAATTCTTAATCTCCCGATCATTTTCAgttttttataataatttacAAAATAACTTTTGAGTCACGCTCCTAACTACAATAATGTCTAAGTGCTGATGTAAAGATATGCATAAATATATGTTTAGTCTAATATTGGTTGGGAGTTGGaaagatcttgaatacttatataagGTGAAGAAATCTAAATACTGCCTTCTGATTGGCTTTTTTAGATAAGTTCCtaaattgttacaaatgatGTTAAAGTAGATCTAGTCGATAAAGTGTATATTAATTTGGCTCACCTTGTTTAGGGCTCCGCTGTTTGGGCTAAAAGATGATCATACTTCGAACCTAATTTGATGGACCAGCTAGGATCCATGTAAACAAACCAAGCCCAGATGTTGGATGGTTATGGAGTATATGTAAAGTTGGATAATGATGGTGTGTCAACAAACACAGCTAGGCACACCTTAGAAAAGATATCTTCCCCAACATTATGGAAAAAGTCATTCCTATAGTGTTTAATTAAACTTTAAAGTAAAGATTAAGTTAtacaaatacttttttttttttttggtagagtaTACAAATACTTGTTTTTTTTATACTAATTCTAACACTATTAAAATGATCTATATCTTGTTTGTTGGATAGGCTGGATCCGGTCCGTATAACTACGTTCTTTCCGTTAAATTACTGGAGGCGCATCTTAAAGCACCGAGCTGGCCCGCGCTGTATCGGACCATCAAGTAGTTAGATGAGTAATGGACCTAACCCAGACCCTTAGGCCCCGTTTGGAACAAACATgagattaatatatatatatatatatatatatatatatatatagagagagagagagagagagagagagagagagagagagagagagagagagagaggattaagaaaaagaactttgaacttaagaggagaagagaagaaaaaacgtggaatgcaaggaaaaaaaaaaggaagaagggaggagaattTTTTCTCTCTGAATTTCCATCTTGGCTCTAGAAAAAATAGAAATGCTCTAATCCCTCAAACTCTGATTCCGACTCTTCTTTAATATTCAAATCTCATTTCGATTCTGATTCCTTTTCCGAATTCAACCACAACCCAAATATTTTGGAAAATATGGCTATTCCAATTTCCATTCCAACCTATCTATTTGGTTTCATGTACCAAATGTACCCTAAATATATTAAACAGGTTGCGGTACACagtgccggctcgagccttaggcgaccgaggcggtcgcctaaggcccccggctCATGGAAGGCCCCCTGCTCTGCCTGTGGACTCGTgaagagtctttttttttttttttgagctttcACATCCGAAAGCTGGCAGTAGCAGGGTGACGGGCGACGGCAGCCTGCTACAGTGCATCCGCAATCCCCATCTTCCCGACGAGGCGACGACtacactgctgcctactgtgACAGGCTACGGCTAGACGGGCATGGCTACAAGCCTATGACAGATGAGACAGGCAACggtcctcccccttctctccgacTCCCCCCCTCTCCGGAAAGAATAACAGCCAAAATAAAGATCAAGaggagtgttttttttttgctaaacggCAGTCGGCAGAACccttcaaagcaaaaaaaaaaaaaaaaaacagagcgtACCTTCGGTTCTCCTCTCCGGCTCTCCCGATCTCCCCTCAGTGCTTCTTCACTTCAGTTCTTCGGCCCTTCCCTAGTTCCCTTCTTTGCCGGCAGCCGGGAGGCTTGCCCGTCAACGGCTTGAGGCTCGACCGCCCCTGCTTCGGACTCCGGAGTCCGGATCTCCTCTCCATCTCTGCTCgtcgtcctcggctcctccggGCTCTGGGCTCCGGCCTCCGTCCTCGGCTCCGGGCTCCGGCTCCTCCAGCTCCTCTGAGCTCCGGCCTCCGGCCCCCGGCTCCTCTAAACTCTAGTCTCTAGGCTCTAGCTCCGAGCCTCCGACCTCCGGGCTCCGCTGCTTCGCGGCTCCGGCCTCGTCGCCTCGTCGCCTCGTCGGCTCCTCCCGTCCTCCGTTGGCATCCCTATTCCCAAATCCCAAATCCCAAAGGGCAAAGGCCAAAATCAAATCCCAGGCCGCAGACCGCAGTGGtgagttttaaatttttaatgttGTATATTGACTAATCACTATTCACTAATTATTTCACATGGAAGTATTTGTTGGTTGTTGTTTTATTATCTAATAGTTCTATGAATCTGTGATCACCGaacaattatatataaataggattTCTTTCATATGCCATATTGTTGTTATTGGCTTATTGCATTTAACGTTATACAATAATGAAAAAAATCAAGAGAATATATGGCTAACTGATTAATTTTTGGATCcaattaattttgatttattcAAGTTAGAGAcactataattatttttttttgtctaatTGTAGGTTGGTTGTGATTTCGGCGGTTCGGCCTCTTCTCAGTTCTCTCCGTCAAGTTCGGCACTATTCGGCCTCTTCTCCCCGTCAAGTTCGGCACTACTTGTCGGGATctgagtttgtttttttttgacacaatcaaattttatcattttcaacttttttatatctttgtggtgtttttttaattattttatttgataatattatttttagattaaaatgtctaatagaaaatatgaatgtgggtatgaaaaactcaaaaagaaaagaaaaattgataaactcattcaatctcaaaaaggagctctagatagatttgttgtcacaaacaaagaaaaaaccatATCAAATTCAACTCAAGAATTAACAACAGAGCATGCACCCGAAATAGAGTTAGAAAATGACATAAAAAGAACGAAACAAAATGAAATTGACAACCAAATTCATAGTAGTATTCAAACATCTACTGAAACAATATCTAGTGAAGAGCACAATGAAGAATCGGATGGAGATAGGATAAACAAGGAAAAATATTGTGAAACTAGTTCTATTCTTACAAATTTATATGATCCTGCTCAATGGAAAAATATTGATACAAAGTTGAGAGACTTAATAGTAAAAAAAGGTCCAATTAGAGATTATGATATTCATTTTCCTAGAGATGAAAATAATAGACACTTTTTTATAATACATTACATTCGTAAGTTATCAAATGGTGAAAAATATGATAGAAGGTGGTTAGTGTATTCGAAGAATTTGGATAGAGTATATTGTTTTTattgtaaattattttattcaaaGCCTAGCACAAGTCAATTAGTCAATGAAGGAACTAAAGATTGGAAAAATTTAGGTATCAAGCTCAAAAGTCATGAAATAACTAATGAACATATCACTAGCATGAATAGGTGGATTGATTTAGAAGGGAGATTGCTAAAAAATAAGACAATTGATAAAAGTctccaagaacaaataaaccaagaaaaaaatcattggaaaaaagttctattgagaattattgctgtcgtgaaaaatctttcaaaaaataatttagcatttcgAGGAAAGAACGAAAAGATCTATCAAAACAATAATGAAAATTTTTTAAGTCTTATTGAAATGATTGCAGAATTTGATCCAACAATGCAAGAACATGTTCGACGCATTCAACATGGtgaaattcacaatcattatttaggtcataatattcaaaatgaattgattcaaatattaGCATCTAAAATTAAagctataataattaaaaaaattaaagaagcaaaatacttttctgtaatacttgattgcactcctGATGCAAGCCATCAGGAACAAATGACCTTAattttaagatgtgtagatactTCAACAAATCCAGTAAAAGTacaagaatattttttagaatttttagaagtagatgatacctctggaaaaggtctttttaatgaacttataaatataatagaaaaacatAAACTTGAAATTAATGATATAAGAGGATAAGGGTATGATAATGGGTCTAATATGAAAGGAAAACATCAAGGTGTACAAAAAAGATTATTAAATATAAATCCTAGAGCATTTTACACACCATGTGGATGTCATAACTtgaatttagtattatgtgatactgctaactcatgttctaaagctatatctttttttggagtgatacaacggatttataccttattttcttcttctacaaaacgatgaaaaattttacaaaataatATATCCACATTGACTCTTAAACCCTTGTCACAGACACGTTGGAAAAGTCGTATTGAAAGtgtcaaagcaattaaaaaccaagctcctaaaataagagatgATTTAATTCAATTAGCAGAAACTAGTGAAGATCCTAAAATAAAGAGTGAAGCCACATGCTTAGCTacatatgagattgaaaattttgaattcttattaggcatgaatatttggtatgatatattgtttgctgttaACTCAGTTAATAAGACTTTACAATCTgaagacatgcatattgatgtggctatagatcaattaaaaggtcttctttcttatttgaaaagttataggaaaaatggattcatgaatgctttgaattcatctaaagaaattgcaaatgaaatgaaaatagaACCTACATTTCGTGAAAAATGTATGATCCGTAGAAAAAAAcattttgatgaaaatagtGTTGATGAGACAGCAAGATCAgctgaagaatcttttagaattgattactttttatatatagtagatcaagctatttcttcaatacaaaataggtttgaacaatttaccatatatgaaaatatttttggttttttgtttaattttagaaagttaaaatctttgaatgaagatTATTTAAAAAAGTGttgtcttaatcttgaaaactttttaaagcatggtgaatattctgatattgatggtcttgatttgttttcagagttaaaagttttaaaagaagttttacaaatagaaactagtacccctattgatactttaagttttataaaaaaaatagattcttttccaaatgcatgcattgcttacagaatattgttaacaatacctgtaacagttgcttctgctgaaagaagtttttcaaaattaaagttgataaaatcttatttgcggtcaagtatgtcacaagaaagattaaatggattagctatattatcgattgaaaatagtattttaatggatcttgagtataaaaatttgattagtaattttgcatctcaaaaagctagacgagttatttttatttaaagtattttatacttattaaaaaaattcatcatttaaaaaaaaggcctctttttgtgagttcgccttaggcccccaaatgtttTGGACCGCCCCTAGCGGTACATGTCAGCATATCAAACCAATCCATCAATCTATATCCTTTCATGTGATAAAAAAATGTGCATCATATCTCCCAAACAACTTGTAGAATCCAAAACTCATGAAATAACATCTAATTCCAAGAATTTCCTTGTTTGATTTAATCACAGCCATATATCCCctgtgttgtggttcaaatctggcccgagggtgagCCGAGGGGGCCGCCGATGCTGGAAAGGAAAAGACGGGAGCCATCTCCTGCACGACGGTCatggacctgcacaaagcctcaccggtattTCCGGTGAGGGCTTTCCGGCGATCAAGTTCGAGTGGATAGATTTGATCCAGCCAAAAATTCCTTAGAAATTacctgaccgagctatttatagcctcAGTGGAGAGGCCCAGGTGGCGGAGGTACTGTCAATCCTCATCATGAGGGGGCGTGGCTCTGAGCCGGATGGCGCGCCGCTCAGGCTGGCCAGGGACGTGCGATACAGCCCGTTCTTGAGAACAGTAGGGTATTGACAGCCACAGCAGGGTATGGCCGGAGTAGTTAAGATGTCGTCTGACTGTTGTTGGTCGGTTATGGAGACGTGACACGGTAGTGTGGTGAAGTACGGCCACGTAGGTGGGCGTAGGCTCGCATATGGGTGTGGTCATTGGCAAGGCCGAGCTCGTGAAGTAGTCGCGTCATGCGTTTGACAATGTCGGTTTGGCGGGTGTTGAAAGTAACTCGACTTCCTGGATTCCAAGATATGCTCGGAGGAGCGTCCCGAGCTCGAGGATCGGAGCGTATCGCTAGGGCCAGTGTCTTGAACTTGGTCGGGACGGGTCGGCGATTGTCTGGAGGTACCCCGAGCTTAGTCGGGGGAGTCGGCGAATATCTGAAGGTGGTGGAGCTTTCGGCGGAGTTCCGAGGACAAGCTGACTGTGGGCCGAAATGAAAATTCAGTCGTCCGTCATTGGTGTTTACTGGGCCAAAACTGGGTGGCCTTTTAGTTGTGAGCTGGACAATCCATTTTTCCCTCTATCATCCTGGAATCAGTTCGAAGCATTGACTGGATGATAAATTGTTTTAAACATAAGTTCATTTCATCATCAACCATTTTTGATAAATTTATCGTACAAAAACAAATGGTCAAATCCAGGAAATTTCAGGAACAATCGTTCCACAACATGGACAATCATAATGGGCAGCCAGCCATGGATGGAGGCACTCAGAGTGGCACTTGTGGGAGCAGGGCATCAACCAAGAGTGGTAAATGGGAACCAATTGAGCTCACCTCTCTCGGGCTTTGTATTCTGATTGGATGCCTCTGGCTGCCTCGAGCGCTCTCTTCCAATAAACACACGCCTCCTCCATCTGTGGCCATTAACAAAGTAGCATGGTATTAGCTTTGATAAGCGGTTTCAATGAAGAATGCGAGGTATTCCATGTATAAGAAGTTCAAAAACACAAGAGTGCAGCTTTGCTGGATTAATTTGGTTTGAAAAGTCTGTCGatctttatataattttttaataatttcaaaaagaaaagaaaattttcttccttATTCTTTGTGTTATTGTAATTTAACAATgagtccctcttttttttttttttggtcaagcaAAATGGTGGAAGATCCCCTGCTTGATTatattttattcatttattcCTTCTTAGTCGCTTGCACTAATGCATCTTTGCTCATTTTGCTCATGCATGACCATCAAAACATGTGCCAAGTAAGCTTTGAGATGCATGATCGCGCATGATCATATATTTTCAAGGCGTGATCGAGCGATCACCAGCGCAGGAAAGACCCACATGGtgttttacatgaaagagctaACCTGATCCTATAATTAACCAACCAGAAGAAATTTAGATAATtggtctttaaaaaaaaatatgacagtTCTTAGAGCAAAAATATCAAAGCAACTCTTTTATACATGCTCAACCTAAATCTGTTGCTATGAGAtaataaaaatttctaaaaacctTATAAAATCTCAAAAAGAGCCTATCATATGACCTCAGAAATTGGAACTCCCCCCTCCTCTTCACTCTTTCTCCATTTCATGTGCCCTGGTTCTTGTGATATATGGTACCAATCATATTACCTAATTTAAGGCCAAGTCAAACATGCACTCCATGAAGTGTCTTCTTACCACCTATTGATTCCATTAAGCATATGCATCAACTTGAGCCTTGTGGATCAACTTTCTACCTTCTGCTGCCTTTGCTTCTTTTCATCAGACTAGGGTGAAAAGCACCTTACCATGTAAGTGATCATCTCTCATCAGTATCCCCATATGAAAAAGGAAGCAAGCAACCTCTAGGGAAAAGCATCACTATTGGAGGGATGACGACATCATGGCACACCTAGGACTCCTCTTCACGATCCACTGCTTCGAGATCCAGATTCTGAGAGTAGTGATCGAGAGCCTGATTCTGACGTGTGGATGTTCTCTTTGTCTTTTATCCTTCTTTTGTTTTCGTAATTACTCTGGTTTTGCTGTCTTGCTTTTTTTCATCAGCCTTGGGCGAAAATCAACTTACCATGTAAGTGATCATCTCTCATCAGTGTCCCCATATCAAAAGGAAGCAAGCAACCTTTAGGGAAAAGCATCACCATTGGAGGGATAGAGACATCGTGGGACACCTAGGACTCCTCTTCATGATCTACTGCTTCACTATAGTTTTTATTACCCGAGAATCCCATCTCTATATCTCCTTAAGGTCAATTTTGACGATAGCATCTTTAGAAGCTAAGATAGAGGAGGTGCAGCTTCTATAATTAGAGACAGTTATTTGATATTACTATTCTTGCAACTGAGTTGAAAGGAGTACAAAAGGTACCAGGTAGCTGTTATTGTGCTAAGGCAGACCATATTCTCCTAGAAGGTGACTCTAGAATCATAATTGGATAATTGGAAGCAATGGATGAGCATCCTTCAATGTTGGATATTTAGAAACTGTCCAAGACCTACACTATCTTTCAGCATGTGTATAGAAAAACCAATAAAACGGCAGATTGGGTGGCATCTTATATTACTGATTATTTAGATAGCATGTTGCAGCATAACTTGACTAATATTCCCTTTCAgtttcatgatattttattttcaaactCCATTGGATGTATGCATAGCCATCATGGGGCAATCATCAGGGAATACAAAATGTGGCATCCCATGCAAATGTGCGTCTTGAACCTTCATTGGACCTTCAGCTATGTCActatttatatttatacttATTTTCCAATACCCTTAATATATGCTTGAAGGAATCAAAACTCGTAAAATATACAACACCAAGAAAGCAAAAGAATATCAAGTCATAAGACTGGATGCAGCTTCTCTCATCCCAACATTCCATCGGGGAAGGAAGTCGGGTATGCAACACCATGTGATTGCCAAGCAAACCTCAATTTGTTGCTCGATAatacaaatcaaacaattaaACTCTCCTGCTGCGGGGATCTTCTTCGAATTGTATTGACACAAGGTTATTCCCCTTTTGCTTCTTTCCCTGTTATGAATGGATAATGCTAAAAACTGTTGATGAGAAgcaccaaaagaaagctttccACGACTTAAAATAGGTCTTTGCTTATCCTCTTTCAACAACAGATGCACCCCCCAGAATTTTGATTCCATTAGAGCATGAGGCTCTACTTCCAACTGTGATGTAACTGTAACAAAACAAATTTATGTCATATGTGTAGACCATAAATAGTGCAAGAGCTATCAAATATGAAGTCCATTCAACTTGATAAAGATGTGTCAGCAATCACTCAACTCTCAACTTGACATCAATTCAGTAACAGAGGACCATTCAGAAAACCTAAGGCAAGCAAGCCGGCAGGCGAACCTTCAATGTTGGCCTCATAGTTTGATTTTGTACAACCATGCGGTAATGATCCAAGATCCAACAGGCAAGGCTTCAAAAAAGAATAGATAGTATGATCAGCACAGAAAATCTCCACCGGGACACCATGCAACCAACCATGCATCAAAACAACCTAATTTATGTGTTAATTTGATAAAAAAGGAGGCATGCACTGTGTCCTAGTGCATGAGGCTTCTTCCATTACAAAATTTGAAGAGGATcaagtaaaaaattattttcatattttaaatcCATGACATGCAAGTTATAATAGTGTAACCTTAAAGCCTGCTCTCCCATTACTAATGCACTAATTGAACAATCCTAAATTTCTAACCATCATTCAAAGATAGTAGTTCTTTATTCATGCTGAGTCCTGGAAGGACGTATGACAGGCCTACCTTCCTGGAAGACAGAGGATGTACAATCTTTGTTTTTAGGATGGGAAGCTAAAAGCTGGTTCATTGGGTGCTGGAAACTAGCAGGGACCCACCATAAGCCTATGATGGGCCCAACTTTACATGAGATGCTGACAACCAGAGTATTTCTACGGATCGCCAGCACGTTCATGACCGTTTCGTCCACATGACCCTCTCGTCCATTCAGTAATCCATAAAACAATGCTTCCCCTGCCCATTCCTTCAATAACTCCAGGACAAGATACGGCTGGCTGGCAATTCTCTACAAAGAAATATAGGAATTATGATAATAGAAATCATTGGATCAATCTCACGCTTGCGTGCAAGTGGCTTGCCAGGGAAATctcttcatatttttctctccttttcctGCAGGCCTGCTCCTAATAAACAAACAAGAGCCCCAGATCACCCCACTGTGactgaaaaaaagaaggaaaaaagagtcAAATGGATGGAAGAAAGAAGACCAATTCGTAATTAGCAGAGATTAAAAACAGATATAAATCTCACTCTACATGAGACATATGGGAGCTTGTTTCCTTGTATCATATAGGTTCTGTGCAAATGGCTCCTAAAACCTTCCTGTAAAAATGCTTTCGAGGGGCAATGGGGATGGCAGCAAGATGGCTTAAAAGCTTCTTGACGGGcaagagggaggagaagaagacctTAACGTCTTCACTGCTGACAAAGGCCCAATTAGATCCAATCCAAGTGCGCACtccaaaggagaagaagagatggAGCTTCAGAAAACAAGCAGCAGCAGGGAAGGGTTCGACTTCTCCAGACCAAACAGTAAGTACACCTACTAATGCGCTGTTAGAGGCTGAGATTGATCAAAAGACGCATGCAATGGCTGTAGCAGCGACGGCAGCTGCCACAGCAGGTGTTGCCGTTGCTGCTGCACAGGCTGCAGCAGATGTGATGAGTCTAACCTCCGCCACCACTGGTAAAACATCCAGTGCCATTGAGGAGGCAGCTGTAATCAAGGTTCAGGCCGCCTTTAGATCATATCTGGTACTTCCTGTTCTCCTCTCGTCTCTTTAACACATTGCTGGTCTGTTTTTTCAGTGCAGAGAATCAATTATCATTAAAATTTGAACAGATTCATTATGaggaatgtatgaaaatatacCTAATATCCGAAGTTATGTAGGAAGTAAAAATGACAGTTTTGTTTGTCGCCTTCTAAGGACACCCATATTGTAACATCAGATACATGGAACCATTTATATAAACACAGTAAAAAATGAGAGAGCTTTTTTGTATGTTTAGCtgaacattaaataaatatttctcATACTGCAATTTGTTGTCATCTCAATATTTTAATAACAATCCAAGTTCCAGCTAATTAAATGGGGCTAACAAATGAATTGCaaagaagtaaaagaaaaaatgagaagACATAGAAAGTAGAAGTTTCATGCATAACATAAAAACTACCAGGGACATATGCGAAAATACAGGACTGTAGAATACATCATCAAACGCCCAGAGGAAGTAAGATTTGGGCAACAAAATTATATTTGGGAGAAGCAATTATATATGACCGAAAGAAATAATATGAATAATAAATTTGATCAGATACTATAGAGTTATACatagaggagataaacatactCTACATCTGCAGGCAAGGAAAGCTCTACGTGCATTGAAAGGTCTGGTAAAACTGCAAGCATTGGTGAGAGGCCACCTGGTGAGGAAGCAAGCTACAGCTACTCTCCGCAGCATGCAAGCACTGGTGACTGCTCAAGCCCGAGCATGTGCCCAGAGGATCCGAATGGTTGAAGAGTCCCAAGCCATCTCACAAAGGCAGTCTGTATACAGGAGATCACCACAGCGTCGCAGATCCCGACATTCATATGTAAGTCCACCTTCCAGTAAAAATATTACTGACAGCATCTTCTAAAATGACAGAAAAAACCAAATAATTGGATCATGGAAACTATGTCGCCAAGTTTAGACATCAAGGGGACATATAAAAGCTTCGGCTATTAGCCTAAATTTTAAAGTGATCTTCAGATTTACTGTTCTTATGAGACATGTTTCATGAATGTAGGACATGGATAGAAGTGCAGAGGGGAATGTCGAAATTGGGGAAATGGATCTTCGTGAGTCGAGGGGCAGTACAGAGAACAGGAACAGTTATTCCATCACAAACACTGAAATAAAGGATCGCAGACTCTCTATATATTATGGCAATGCTTGTCTGCCTCTCAGGGCAGACCAATACCAGCAGATATCATCTGCTCGATCAGCAATTACTTTTACGAGCCCAAGGGCTTATGGTGGGCATTTTGAGGAGTTCTCATTCACCACAGCACAAACCAGTCCTCAACACTTGTCAGCTGTGTCTCTAACTGATGCAACACAAACTTCTTTCGACTACCACTTTTACCCCAATTACATGGCCAACACAGAGTCATCAAGGGCAAAGGCACGGTCACAGAGCACACCAAGGCAACGAACTGATTCATATGAAAGGCAAA from Phoenix dactylifera cultivar Barhee BC4 unplaced genomic scaffold, palm_55x_up_171113_PBpolish2nd_filt_p 001045F, whole genome shotgun sequence encodes:
- the LOC113460912 gene encoding uncharacterized protein LOC113460912, which encodes MGMAARWLKSFLTGKREEKKTLTSSLLTKAQLDPIQVRTPKEKKRWSFRKQAAAGKGSTSPDQTVSTPTNALLEAEIDQKTHAMAVAATAAATAGVAVAAAQAAADVMSLTSATTGKTSSAIEEAAVIKVQAAFRSYLVLPVLLSSL
- the LOC103721111 gene encoding uncharacterized protein LOC103721111 is translated as MQALVTAQARACAQRIRMVEESQAISQRQSVYRRSPQRRRSRHSYDMDRSAEGNVEIGEMDLRESRGSTENRNSYSITNTEIKDRRLSIYYGNACLPLRADQYQQISSARSAITFTSPRAYGGHFEEFSFTTAQTSPQHLSAVSLTDATQTSFDYHFYPNYMANTESSRAKARSQSTPRQRTDSYERQTSTQRPSVEGRNIPRGVKMQRSSSHVGLTANGYQYPWSIKLDRSSMSLKDSECVQQASRLRTPTIADLW